Below is a window of Saccharomonospora viridis DSM 43017 DNA.
AGGCGGTGGGGGCGTACCAGGACCTCGTCAGACCGCTGCTGGATGACCCCGTGACGCTTCCCGACGGTCGGACCCTGACATACAACGACGCAACCACCGGCACCGTGGCGGCGCTCTACAGCCAGCAGCTTTGGCCCACGCTCAACCAGGGCTTGAACGGATTGCGGCAGGACAACGGCATCATGTTGATGGCCTTGGCCGACTCCTACTACGAGCGCGGACCCGATGGCAAGTACTCCTCCACGTATGAAGGCCTGATCGCCATCCGGTGCGTCGACGACCCGCCCGTGACCGATCAGGCGAAGATCGAGGAAGCCCAGGCGGAGTACCTGGAGAAGGCCGAGTTCCTCGACCCTGGACTACCGCCGTCGTCGGCCAGGGACGCGTGTGCGTTCTGGCCGGTGGAGCACACGTCCGAACCTCACTTGCCCGACGTCGACGGCATCCCGCCGGCGTTGGTGATCTCGTCGACCGACGACCCGGCCACCCCGTACCAGGCGGGGGTCAATCTCGCCAAGGCTTTGGGCGGCAGGCTGCTCACGTTCGAAGGTGCCCAGCACACGGCGTTCCTGACGGCGGGCGACCGGTGCGTCGACGAGGCCGGTGTGGCCTATCTGGTGGACGGGGAACTGCCGCCCGAGGGCACTCGCTGCGGTTGACCGAGCGGTGACGCGCACGGCGTCACGTCAGGAACGGGGGGCGGGGGCTGCGGCCGTGTTGTGTTCGGTGAGTGCCAACTGCAACTGCACCGCGCCCTCGTTCTCCTTCCGTGGCGGCACCTGAATCCAGATCCGCATGAGTTGTTCGGTGTCGTCCGCGACCCAGAATTTGATGTCCACGTCGTCCTGGACAGCCGGTACGACGGCTGAGACCGCCTCCCGGGAGAGGGTGCCGTGGACGCGATAGGTCTCGACGTCGTCGAGCTGTTCGCGGGTCTCGGTCTCGAGTTCCTCGGCCCCGATGAGGAGCTGCCGCAGCCCGTGCTCGGGGTCGAGCAGTCGTGCGGGGGTGTAGGGGACCGGTACCGCCTGTTCCTCCGTTTCGCCGTCCGAGTCGGTCAGCAGGAGGACGTCGTCGCTGAGGGTGAACTCGTACCGGACGCGTTCGGTCTCGAGTTGCATGTCGGCCTCCCCGCTGGCGGAGCCGTTGGGGCCTTCCGACCTCGACGCGACACCCTCGATCTCCCGCACGGGCAATCCCGGTACCGCCCCGCTGATCTCGAGTTCGAAGGCCACGTTCGTCAGTTCGCGCAGATTCTCGGCCGCTGCGTCGACCAGTTGCTGGCCTTCCGGCAACGGTCCCGTGTTGTCGGGGTTGCCCGAGCAACCTGCGAGCGGTGCGGAGGTGACGAGCACGGCGAGGAGGATTTGCACGAGCCGGCGGATCTGCATGCGAGCTACGGTATCCGGGCATTTCCCGCCGTGGTGAGAAGGTCGAGGTCACCCTCGCAGGGGGTTGCGACCGTGTTGAAACATGCTCTTAACACCACGCGCATAGGGTCGCGGCATGGATCGCCAGCAGGAATTCGTGCTGCGCACGCTGGAGGAGCGGAACATCCGCTTCGTGCGGCTGTGGTTCACCGACGTCCTGGGTTTCCTGAAGTCGGTCGCCGTGGCCCCCGCCGAACTCGAGGGGGCGTTTTCCGAGGGCATCGGGTTCGACGGTTCGGCGATCGAGGGCTTCGCGCGGGTGTACGAGTCCGACATGATCGCCAAGCCCGACCCCTCCACGTTCCAGGTGTTGCCGTGGGAGACCGAGGACGGCGAGCGTTATTCGGCGCGGATGTTCTGCGACATCGCGATGCCGGACGGGTCACCGTCGTGGGCCGATCCACGTCATGTGTTGCGGCGCCAGCTGGCCAAGGCCAGTGAGGCGGGTTTCACGTGCTATGTGCATCCGGAGATCGAGTTCTTCCTCCTGGCGAATCTGCCCATGGACGGGCGGGAACCCGAACCCGCCGACAACGGCGGCTACTTCGACCAGGCCAGCCATGCGACGGCCACCCATTTCCGACGCCATGCCATCGAGGCCTTGGAGGAGATGGGGATCTCGGTCGAGTTCTCCCACCACGAGGGCGCGCCCGGTCAGCAGGAGATCGATCTGCGTTACGCGGACGCGCTGACCATGGCCGACAACGTGATGACGTTCCGCTACGTCATCAAGGAGGTCGCGCTCATGCAGGGTGTGCGTGCCACCTTCATGCCCAAACCGTTCAGCAATCAGCCGGGCTCGGGCATGCACACGCATGTGTCGCTGTTCGAGGGCGAGCGCAACGCGTTCCACAGTCCGGAGGATCCGTACGAGTTGTCTGCCACCGGCAAGGCGTTCGTCGCCGGGCTGTTGCACCATGCGCGGGAGATCTCCGCGGTCACGAATCAGTGGGTGAACTCGTACAAGCGGCTCATCCAGGGTGGTGAGGCGCCGACGACGGTTTCGTGGGGCAGGGCCAACCGTTCGGCGCTGGTGCGGGTGCCCATGTACTCGCCGGGGAAGGCGTCGTCGTGCCGCGTGGAGATCCGTACGCCGGATTCGGCGTGCAATCCGTACTTGGCGTACTCGGTGATCCTCGCCGCCGGACTGAAGGGCATCGAGGAGGGGTACGAACTGCCCCCGCCCGCTGAGGACAACATCTGGACCCTGTCCGACGCCGAACGCAAGGCGGCGGGATATCCGGAGCTGCCGCAGAACCTGGGTGAGGCGTTGGGGGAGATGGAGCGCTCCGAGCTGTTGCCCGAGGCGCTCGGCGAGCACGTCTACGACTTCTTCCTCCGCAACAAGCGGGTCGAGTGGGACAACTACCGCAGTGAGGTGACGCCGTACGAGCTCCGGACGCTGCTTCCGGTGCTTTGAGGGCTGTTCGAGGGGTCGGGGGGTCCTGACCTGGGGTTTTGTTGTTGGGGGACCCCCCTGTTTGGGTGGGTTTTGGGGGTGTGTAATCTTGTGTTCGTCGCCGGGGAGACCGGCCGGCTGGGACTCCGCGAGAGTGGGGGTTCCGGGTCGGGGTACTCGGTGGGGGGATGTGAACCAAGCTCCCGGTGTTCTGGTAGAGTGGGCATCCCCGGTTGGGTGTGCTGTTTCCTCGCTGCAGGTTTTGTGGTGGGGTGCGCCCGCGGATAGCACCGTGTGTGTTGTTTGAGAACTCAACAGTGTGTTTGTGATTGTCAGCTAGTAGTGTTTTTTGTGCCCCTGTTTTGTGGGTTTTGTGATGACTGTTGGGTCATCGGATCAAGTTCATTGTTGGAGAGTTTGATCCTGGCTCAGGACGAACGCTGGCGGCGTGCTTAACACATGCAAGTCGAACGCTGAAGCCGTCTTCGGGCGGTGGATGAGTGGCGAACGGGTGAGTAACACGTGGGTAATCTGCCCTGTACTCTGGGATAAGCCTGGGAAACTGGGTCTAATACCGGATAGGACACGCTACCGCATGGTGGTGTGTGGAAAGCTTCGGCGGTACAGGATGAGCCCGCGGCCTATCAGCTAGTTGGTGGGGTGATGGCCTACCAAGGCGACGACGGGTAGCCGGCCTGAGAGGGTGACCGGCCACACTGGGACTGAGACACGGCCCAGACTCCTACGGGAGGCAGCAGTGGGGAATATTGCACAATGGGCGGAAGCCTGATGCAGCGACGCCGCGTGGGGGATGACGGCCTTCGGGTTGTAAACCCCTTTCGCCCGGGACGAAGCGAGAGTGACGGTACCGGGAGAAGAAGCACCGGCCAACTACGTGCCAGCAGCCGCGGTAATACGTAGGGTGCAAGCGTTGTCCGGAATTATTGGGCGTAAAGAGCTCGTAGGCGGTGTGTCGCGTCTGCCGTGAAAACCTGCGGCTTAACCGTGGGCGTGCGGTGGATACGGGCACACTTGAGTTCGGTAGGGGAGACTGGAATTCCTGGTGTAGCGGTGGAATGCGCAGATATCAGGAGGAACACCAGTGGCGAAGGCGGGTCTCTGGGCCGAAACTGACGCTGAGGAGCGAAAGCGTGGGGAGCGAACAGGATTAGATACCCTGGTAGTCCACGCCGTAAACGGTGGGCGCTAGGTGTGGGATGCTGTTCACGTGTCCCGTGCCGTAGCTAACGCATTAAGCGCCCCGCCTGGGGAGTACGGCCGCAAGGCTAAAACTCAAAGGAATTGACGGGGGCCCGCACAAGCGGCGGAGCATGTGGATTAATTCGATGCAACGCGAAGAACCTTACCTGGGTTTGACATGCACTGGACCGGCGTAGAGATACGCCTTCCCTTGTGGCTGGTGCACAGGTGGTGCATGGCTGTCGTCAGCTCGTGTCGTGAGATGTTGGGTTAAGTCCCGCAACGAGCGCAACCCTTGTCCCATGTTGCCAGCGGGTAATGCCGGGGACTCGTGGGAGACTGCCGGGGTCAACTCGGAGGAAGGTGGGGACGACGTCAAGTCATCATGCCCCTTATGCCCAGGGCTTCACACATGCTACAATGGCCAGTACAGAGGGTTGCGAGACCGTGAGGTGGAGCGAATCCCTTAAAGCTGGTCTCAGTTCGGATCGTAGTCTGCAACTCGACTACGTGAAGTCGGAGTCGCTAGTAATCGCAGATCAGCAACGCTGCGGTGAATACGTTCCCGGGCCTTGTACACACCGCCCGTCACGTCATGAAAGTCGGTAACACCCGAAGCCCATGGCCTAACCCCGTCAGGGGAGGGAGTGGTCGAAGGTGGGACCGGCGATTGGGACGAAGTCGTAACAAGGTAGCCG
It encodes the following:
- a CDS encoding LppX_LprAFG lipoprotein codes for the protein MQIRRLVQILLAVLVTSAPLAGCSGNPDNTGPLPEGQQLVDAAAENLRELTNVAFELEISGAVPGLPVREIEGVASRSEGPNGSASGEADMQLETERVRYEFTLSDDVLLLTDSDGETEEQAVPVPYTPARLLDPEHGLRQLLIGAEELETETREQLDDVETYRVHGTLSREAVSAVVPAVQDDVDIKFWVADDTEQLMRIWIQVPPRKENEGAVQLQLALTEHNTAAAPAPRS
- the glnA gene encoding type I glutamate--ammonia ligase gives rise to the protein MDRQQEFVLRTLEERNIRFVRLWFTDVLGFLKSVAVAPAELEGAFSEGIGFDGSAIEGFARVYESDMIAKPDPSTFQVLPWETEDGERYSARMFCDIAMPDGSPSWADPRHVLRRQLAKASEAGFTCYVHPEIEFFLLANLPMDGREPEPADNGGYFDQASHATATHFRRHAIEALEEMGISVEFSHHEGAPGQQEIDLRYADALTMADNVMTFRYVIKEVALMQGVRATFMPKPFSNQPGSGMHTHVSLFEGERNAFHSPEDPYELSATGKAFVAGLLHHAREISAVTNQWVNSYKRLIQGGEAPTTVSWGRANRSALVRVPMYSPGKASSCRVEIRTPDSACNPYLAYSVILAAGLKGIEEGYELPPPAEDNIWTLSDAERKAAGYPELPQNLGEALGEMERSELLPEALGEHVYDFFLRNKRVEWDNYRSEVTPYELRTLLPVL